The Verrucomicrobiota bacterium genomic sequence CCCGACGGTGAATGTCCTCCCTCAATCCGAAGGATTGACAGCCAGTAGCCGGTGTTGTCCGGAGGGGGAGGGGCCGGACCACCGGTACCGTGGAGAAGCACGAATGCACCCCGAAGCGGGTGCCAGAGATTCTGAGGCTATGCCTTTCCGAATAATCCTTGAGGCGTTGTTATGGTGCTAACGGCAGAACTGACCGACGCGGGCGGTCGGTGATTTTCGAATTGGCAACAGACGCAGCTCGCCCGCGTTCGGTCCAGTGATTTTGTTCGGCATCATTCGAGTCCTCCACTCTCATGCACAATCCACGGTGCACCACTCGCAAGTACACCGACGAAGAAGGATGCAGTATTTCCAAGAAGCGACGCGACCAACGCCCGCCGCCAACTGACCCCAACAAAGCCGCCCCCCTGAAGGAATGGTAAGGATGCCAGAAGCTTAAGGAGGAGGGCATCGACCAGAACCACCCCCGGCTCAAGAAACCAGAGCGACACTCGACCTGTGAGCGGTAGAAACGCGAATAGGAATACCACCACGTTCGCGGCAACAAACATGCCGAACGAGGGGACAATCAACACTCCGGAGGAAACCAGGACAAGTGTCGCGATGCCAGACTCGATCACCAACGCCCAAAAGGCGACGATACCAAAAGCAATTAGCGACTGCCCATCAATCATCACAGGATTTGCGCGAGCGATAACCGGGAGCAACAGAAGGACTGCGATGGCTAAACGTGCTTTCATATAGATGCCGAACAGTCTTATTGAACGAACGATTCGTTCATTGTATTCGGTTTCCAGTTTTTCGTCATGGTGCTGACAATCTCCACAAATGGGCCTGGGGTCAATGTGAAAAGGTCATTGCTAGAGAATCGTTTCAGCATGGGTGGCGGTTGCAGCGCATGGGGTTTTGCCTTTGGCTCACGTGGGGGGGGGCCAACTTCACCCCTATCGCGATCCAGCGCTACGTTGAGGCGGTTTGGACCATTTTGGCTACCAGGCAGTCGTCGGCTTTTTCACCCGTTAAATAAACGCGCTTCTGACTTGACGTTTGATTAAAAAGGGCGACACTACGCCCCCCGGTTCATTGCCGGGGAGACGCTGGCACCAGAACCGGATGCCAGGCAAGACTTGATTCCACAGCCCCGTTCAGGTGCACCCAGAGTTAGTCACTCACCGAGGCTATGGCATTATAGATAGGGCGCGCGGCCCAATGGGCGTGTGCCAAACGATTTTATGGACCATATACGTAACTTAGCGATCATCGCGCACGTGGATCACGGTAAGACCACGTTGGTGGACTGTTTATTGAAGCAGTCCGGCACCTTTCGTACCAACCAGGCCATCTATCAGGATGAACGCATCATGGATTCCATGGATTTGGAACGGGAGAAAGGCATCACCATCCGCGCCAAGAACGCGGCGTTCAAGTACAAGGAGTACCACATCAATATTGTGGACACTCCCGGACACGCCGACTTCGGCGGCGAAGTGGAACGCGCCATGAGCATGATTGACGGGGTGCTGCTGGTGGTGGATGCCACGGACGGCCCGCAGGCGCAGACGCGGTTTGTGTTGCGCAAGGCCCTGGAGAGCGGTGCCAAGCCCATCGTCGTCATCAACAAGATTGACCGCGAGAATTCCAATCCCAAGAAGGTGCTGGACCTGGTGTTTGATTTGTTCGTCAGCCTGCACGCCACGGATGAGCAGTTGGACTTTCCGTATGTGTACGCCAGCGCGCGTGATGGTTACGCCAAGCTGGACATGAGCCATCCCAACACCAACATGGATGCGCTGTACGACGCCATCGTCAAGTATGTGCCGCCGCCCCGCGCGTTTGCCGGCGAGGGCTTCCAATTGCTGGTTTCCAACTTGGATTATTCGGATTATCTGGGCCGTATCGCCTTCGGCAAGGTTTATTCCGGCAAGATCAAGGTTGCGGAACCGGCGGTGTGCATTCACGGGCACGGGGTTAAGAGCAATGGTAAAATCACCGCCATTTACCACTTTGAAGGTATGAAGCGCATCGAGGTGCAGGAAGCCCATGCGGGTGATATTGTCGGGGTTGCGGGGTTTGAGGACGTGTTCATTGGGGAAACCATCGTGGATAACACGGATCGTCCGGGGTTGCCATTCCGCCCGATTGACCCGCCGACCATTCAAATGCAGTTTGCTGTCAATGACGGTCCGTTGGCCGGACAAGACGGTCAATTGGTCACTGCCCGTCACATCTGGGAGCGGTTGGTGAAGGAAATCCGCACGAACGTGGCGTTGCGCATTGCGCAGACGGACGCCCCCAATATTTTCAATGTGGCCGGACGCGGTGAAATGCAAATCGCCATCCTGGTGGAGCAGATGCGGCGCGAGGGCCATGAAGTGCTGGTCTCCCGTCCTGAAGTCATCTGGCACAAGGACAAGGACGGCAACCTGCTCGAACCCATCGAGAAGATGTTCCTGGAAATCCCCAAGGAATCCATGGGACCCATCATGGAGAATTTGTCCAACCGCAAGGCGGACATCACGCACATGGATCACCATGGCGATCAGGTGGGCATCGAAGCCTTCATTCCCATGCGCGGTTTGATCGGGTTTGAAACCGACCTCGTCAATACGACGCGCGGTATGGGTGTATTCAGCCATTTGTTCCACGAATACGGGCCGGATCGCGGCGAGGTCATCTCCCGCAAAAACGGTTCGCTGGTCAGCATCGAGAATGGCGTGGCGACCGCCTACGCACTGAACATGACCCAGGAACGCGGCCGCTTATTTGTCGCGCCCGGTGACAAGGTGTATGAGGGGATGATCGTCGGTGAAAACGCCCGGGATGCAGACATCCCCGTCAATCCGACCAAGATCAAGCATTTGACGAACATGCGTTCCAAGGGTGATGGCGTGGGCATCCAATTGGAGCCGCCGTTGCGCATGTCGCTCGAACGCGCACTGGAATACATTGGCTCTGACGAATACGTGGAGGCCACGCCCAAGAATCTGCGGTTGCGCAAGAAGCTCCTGGATGAAGTCGCGCGCAAGCGTGCCGCGCAGGGCAAAGGCACCCGCGTGATTCAGGATTAAGCGGCACTGGTAGCCATGCCCAGCGTCTTCATCAAAACCTTCGGGTGTCAGATGAACGAGCGCGACTCGGAAGCCGTCGCGGCGCAGCTTCTAGCCAAGGGTTATACCCTGACGCCCTCCGAGACGGACGCGGACGTCGTGCTGCTCAACACGTGCAGCGTGCGGGATTTTGCGGAGCAGAAGGCGCTCAACAAAATGCAGAACGTGGCGCGGGAGAACCGCCGCGGGAAGCGCACGGCCGTGCTGGGCTTCATGGGCTGCATGGCGCAAAGTCGGGGCAATAGCCTGATTGAAAAGCTGCCCGACGTGGACCTCGTCCTCGGTACCCAAAAATTCCATCGCGCCGCCGAATACGTGGATGACCTCCTCTCCGGACGCCGGGACAAGGTGGTGGATACCGACGAGGAAGCCGGCAGCGAGTCCCGCATCCGCGAGCACCTGCTCGAAGGCGGCGGCAAGAAGGCCGTCACCGCCTATGTCAGCATCATGCAAGGCTGCAACCAGCTTTGCACCTTCTGCATCGTCCCCTCCACCCGTGGCCTGGAACGCAGCCGCCCCATTGCCGACATCGTCACCGAGTGCCGCGAACTCGTGGCGCAGGGCGTCAAGGAAATCACCCTGCTCGGGCAGATCGTCACCAGCTATGGCAAGCGCGAGATTCCCGTGGCGGATGGCAAGTCCGGCTTCGTCCAGTTGCTGGAGGCCGTGCACGCCATCGAGGGGTTGGAGCGCATCCGCTTCACCGCGCCGCATCCCAAGGGGTACGGCGATGATCTGGTGGAGGCGTACGCGCGCCTGCCCAAGCTGATGCCCAGCGCCCATATCCCAGTGCAGAGCGGCAGCAACCGCGTCCTGAAACTGATGCATCGCGGCTATACCCGCGAGCGTTTCCTGGAAATCATTGCCAAGCTGCGCCAGGTGCAGCCAGGAGTGGGGGTGGTGACCGATATCATCGTTGGGTTCCCCGGTGAGACCGAGGCCGACTTCGAGGAGACCGCGTCGCTCGTCCGCGATGCGCAATTTGACCAGGCCTACATGTTCAAATACTCCCCGCGCAAAGACACGCCGGCGGCGGACATGCCCGATCAACTGCCCCAGGAGGTCAAGGATGATCGGCACCAACGCCTGCTCGAACTTCTGAATGCGCAGGTCAAAGCCCGCTACCAGCGGATGGTCGGGCAGTACACCCGGATCCTTGTCGAGGGCCCCAGCAAGCGCAACGCCGACCGCATGATGGGGCGTACGCCCTGCAATAAAATCCTCCTCTTTGATGGTTCAGACCGCTTCCAGGGCCAACTGGTGGATGTGCAGATTGTGCGTGCCGGTGCCTTCACACTTTATGGCGATCCGGCCATCGTAAACCTTGAACCGGAGCCGGTTCCCCATGGGGGCGCAGCTTGACAACACTCCTTACAAGCGGCATCCAGGAATACCCCTCACCCGGCCTGCGGCCACCCTCTCCCCTTCGAGGGGAGAGGGGCAGGGGTGAGGGGTTATCACTGACAAGGCAGACTCCTTCCGTATGTGGACATCGCAACGATGAGCCCGCACCATGGATGAACCAACAAAAAGGGTGGACAGAACCACACCTTTGCACCTTTAATCGCCCCGTTTATGCAAATTAAATTATCATTGCTGTCCGTGTTGCTCGGGCTGGGAGTCGCCGTGCCCAGCATCTACGGGCTGGCCAAGCCCGCCGAATTCCGCGCGGCGGTCCGGAAATTCCCCCGCAGCCTGGGCTGGGGCTACGCCCTCATGCTGCTGGGCACGCTTTGGTTTGCGTACAACGTGAAGCAGGAGCAGATCGCGGATTTCGAGCCGCTCAAGCCCTACCTCATCGGCCTGTTCGTGGCCGTCGGCGTGGGCGCGTGCATTTTCCTCACCGACTTCCTCGCCGTGCGCGGCGCGGCCGTGCTCATGCTGCTGCTGGCCAAGCTCATGGTGGATACCGCCCGTAATCCTGAACCCGATACGTACTGGCGCCTGGTCATTGTCACCTGGGCCTACGTCATGGCCGTGATCGGCATGTGGTTCACCATCTCCCCCTGGCGCATGCGCGATTTCCTGGACTACATCAGCCTCGACGAGCGGCGCGTGCGCCGCTGCAGCGCGGTGCGCGTGGCCTTCGGCTTTTTCATCCTGCTGCTCGGGCTACTCGTGTTTTAACCCCACCGGAACCCCCGTTTTATGGACGAGACCAATTCACTGATCGAACAGCGCAAGGCCAAGCTCGCCTCCCTGCGCGCCAAGGGCATCAACCCCTTCGCCAACAAGTTCACCCCGGCGGAAACCTGCGCCGCCGCCCGCGCCAACTACGCGGAGAACCGCGCTGTGGCCCTGGCCGGGCGCATCACCGCCCATCGCGACATGGGCAAGAGCATGTTTCTGGACATCAAGGACCAGAGCGGGCGCATTCAGGCCTACGCCCAGAAGAATGTGCTCGGCGATGAACAGTTTGACATCTTCAAGCACCTCGATCTCGGCGATTTCATCGGCGTCAAGGGCATCATGTTCACCACTCACAAGGGCGAGATCACCGTCAAGGTCGAGTCCTTCACCATTCTGGCCAAGGCCCTGCGCCCGCCGCCCCAGCTCTGGTACGGGCTGGAGGATACCGAACTGCGCTACCGCCAGCGCTACCTCGACCTGATCGCCAATGACACCGTCAAGCACACCTTCCTGCTCCGCAGCGAAATCCTGAAGGAAATCCGCGCCTTCTTCCACGAGCGCGGCTTCGTGGAAGTCGAGACGCCGATGATGCAGGCCATCCCGGGGGGCGCGGCCGCCGCGCCGTTCGTCACGCACCACAACGCGCTCGGCTGCAATTTCTACCTGCGCATCGCCCTGGAGCTTTACCTCAAGCGCCTGCTCGTGGGCGGCATTGACCGCGTCTTCGAGATCGGCCGCAACTTCCGCAACGAGGGCCTCTCCCGCAAGCATAATCCGGAATTCACCATGCTCGAAGCCTACCAGGCCTATGGCGACTACGAGACCATGATGGAAATCACCCAGACCCTTATCAGCCGCATCGCCCAGAAGGTCCTCGGCAAGCTCATCATCGAGCACAAGGACAAGGACGGCAACGTCATCAAGACCATTGACCTCACGCCCGCCTGGCGGCGCGCCAGGTACAAGGACCTCATCCGCGAAAAGGCCGGGAACGATTGGTTTGAACTCACCCCCGCGCAGCGCCGCGAGCGCGCCGTCTCCCTCGGCGCGGAGATCGGCAAGGAATATGAGGACTTTGAAGTCACCGGGGCCGTCTTTGAGAAGCTGATCGAGCCGACCCTCATCCAGCCGACCTTCGTCACCCATCTGCCCAAGGAACTCGTGCCGCTGGCCAAGCTTTCCCCGGACGATCCCTCCACCGTGGAAGTCTTTGAATGCTGCATCAACGGGCAGGAGATCGCCCCCGCCTACTCGGAGCAGAACGACCCCATCGAACAGCGCGAGCGCCTGGAACACCAGGCCGGCGGCGAACAGCAGAAACTCGACGAGGACTTCCTCGCCGCCCTGGAACACGGCATGCCGCCCGCCGGCGGTTTGGGCATCGGCATTGACCGCCTCTGCATGATGCTCCTGGGCCAGGAAAGCATCCGCGACGTCATCCTGTTCCCACAACTCAAGCCAAAATAACCTGCGCTGCGCGGCATTCAGGGGCGCGCGGACGGTGGTGGGGGAGAGATGCGCTCGATTGCGCTCTCGATCTCCGATTTTAGTGACCTGTTAAGATTCGTGCGCATCTGGAGTTGCTGCAAGGCGGGCAAGGCGGACGCGGCATTGGTGCGGAATCGGCCAAGCGCGTCTGCCGCATACCAGTCAACCGTTAAGTCCGGGTCAGCTAAAGCTTTGACGAGTGCGGGTATGCATTTTTCGGGGTCACTTCTGATTGTACCTAACGCCAAGACCTCCGAGGAACGTATGGATCCATCTTGATCCGCTATACACCTGCGCATAAATACCGCTACATATGAACTGGAAAAACCTTG encodes the following:
- the typA gene encoding translational GTPase TypA codes for the protein MDHIRNLAIIAHVDHGKTTLVDCLLKQSGTFRTNQAIYQDERIMDSMDLEREKGITIRAKNAAFKYKEYHINIVDTPGHADFGGEVERAMSMIDGVLLVVDATDGPQAQTRFVLRKALESGAKPIVVINKIDRENSNPKKVLDLVFDLFVSLHATDEQLDFPYVYASARDGYAKLDMSHPNTNMDALYDAIVKYVPPPRAFAGEGFQLLVSNLDYSDYLGRIAFGKVYSGKIKVAEPAVCIHGHGVKSNGKITAIYHFEGMKRIEVQEAHAGDIVGVAGFEDVFIGETIVDNTDRPGLPFRPIDPPTIQMQFAVNDGPLAGQDGQLVTARHIWERLVKEIRTNVALRIAQTDAPNIFNVAGRGEMQIAILVEQMRREGHEVLVSRPEVIWHKDKDGNLLEPIEKMFLEIPKESMGPIMENLSNRKADITHMDHHGDQVGIEAFIPMRGLIGFETDLVNTTRGMGVFSHLFHEYGPDRGEVISRKNGSLVSIENGVATAYALNMTQERGRLFVAPGDKVYEGMIVGENARDADIPVNPTKIKHLTNMRSKGDGVGIQLEPPLRMSLERALEYIGSDEYVEATPKNLRLRKKLLDEVARKRAAQGKGTRVIQD
- the miaB gene encoding tRNA (N6-isopentenyl adenosine(37)-C2)-methylthiotransferase MiaB, with translation MPSVFIKTFGCQMNERDSEAVAAQLLAKGYTLTPSETDADVVLLNTCSVRDFAEQKALNKMQNVARENRRGKRTAVLGFMGCMAQSRGNSLIEKLPDVDLVLGTQKFHRAAEYVDDLLSGRRDKVVDTDEEAGSESRIREHLLEGGGKKAVTAYVSIMQGCNQLCTFCIVPSTRGLERSRPIADIVTECRELVAQGVKEITLLGQIVTSYGKREIPVADGKSGFVQLLEAVHAIEGLERIRFTAPHPKGYGDDLVEAYARLPKLMPSAHIPVQSGSNRVLKLMHRGYTRERFLEIIAKLRQVQPGVGVVTDIIVGFPGETEADFEETASLVRDAQFDQAYMFKYSPRKDTPAADMPDQLPQEVKDDRHQRLLELLNAQVKARYQRMVGQYTRILVEGPSKRNADRMMGRTPCNKILLFDGSDRFQGQLVDVQIVRAGAFTLYGDPAIVNLEPEPVPHGGAA
- the lysS gene encoding lysine--tRNA ligase; the encoded protein is MDETNSLIEQRKAKLASLRAKGINPFANKFTPAETCAAARANYAENRAVALAGRITAHRDMGKSMFLDIKDQSGRIQAYAQKNVLGDEQFDIFKHLDLGDFIGVKGIMFTTHKGEITVKVESFTILAKALRPPPQLWYGLEDTELRYRQRYLDLIANDTVKHTFLLRSEILKEIRAFFHERGFVEVETPMMQAIPGGAAAAPFVTHHNALGCNFYLRIALELYLKRLLVGGIDRVFEIGRNFRNEGLSRKHNPEFTMLEAYQAYGDYETMMEITQTLISRIAQKVLGKLIIEHKDKDGNVIKTIDLTPAWRRARYKDLIREKAGNDWFELTPAQRRERAVSLGAEIGKEYEDFEVTGAVFEKLIEPTLIQPTFVTHLPKELVPLAKLSPDDPSTVEVFECCINGQEIAPAYSEQNDPIEQRERLEHQAGGEQQKLDEDFLAALEHGMPPAGGLGIGIDRLCMMLLGQESIRDVILFPQLKPK